GCCGCACCTCGCCGCCATGAGGTTCCCCAGGAAATCTATGTGTAAGAAGAGGCACGCGCCTGCGTACCTTTGGAGCGTACCTGGATCTTTTTGCGTCGTATCTGCATGGAGGGAAGGAGGTAGATGAGCGACTCTAAGTCCAGAGGAAAAGGTTTTTCTGGGATGGCCTCGACCATGTGCCGCCCATATTCAGGGTGCCATCCACTGAGCTGCCACACGGGAGCGTTAGCGGAGATGCTGCACGTCGTGTCGCCGCTCTGGTTGGATAACGCAGAAAATGCAAGGACTGCGTCCAAtggggagaaggaagtgcTGGGACCTCCGCTTTCCGCCGAACCCAACCTGTGGGAAATCGGTTGAGTCAGCGAATTCAACACGCAACGCCACGTCGGCGACGGTTTCCACGTGAGAGCCTTAGACAGCAAAGCTTCTCTTGACCGTAGTTCGTGTAACGCGCCTACCGAAAAGAaccagaggaaaacggagcaGCCAAACATTCTTAGTTACAtacctgcatatatatatatatatatatatacgaataCATACACACGTAACAGACGGAGATACACATACCTATATAAAGGTTTACAACAGAAGAATGACTACAGATAAACACTAGATATAAACTCATATACTTTGAAGAGACCGAAGAAACGAACTGAGCCTTGAGGTGACCCATCGCTCCAAATCTTGGCTTCTATAACGCAACGTTATCCATTGACTCCTGCAGATCGCGTTGATGCCTGATGTGCAGAGGCCCACAGGCACCGAAACATGGGGGGTTTCAACTAGAAAAAGCCTGAAGCGAAACGCACATTCGGCGGCCAAGAAAATCCGAGGAATTTGAGAGCCGTAGTCCAGCTTGACGAGGCAGAACTCTGTGAACAAGAGCCACAGAcggaagacagcgacgaacGTTCTTGGCCTATCCGGGGAAGTTCGACTGCTTAGACCCCGTCGCCCTCGAAAAGTTCTCGTCTGTCAAGGCGCCGCCAACTCGTTTCAAGGTCCATGCCATCGGCACCGCTGCCGCATGCAGGGAAGCCAAATGAAGTCTTTAAAAGGCTACAAAGCAGATCGAAAGTGAGTGGTCGCTAAAGAGCGAGAGTCGTTATACGAAGGCGTCCGGCCTGCCACATGCATCTGGAAAAGATGCTAACTGGTTcgcagcagaaacgcagattATGCCGGAACGTTGTGCTGCCGGGAAAGCGACCAGCTTTCGAGCAGAGGCCAGATCCTTACCTAGTTCGTCGCCCCACGAGAGACTGGACCGATCACAGTGGCTGTCCTTGAAGTGCCGAAAGAGTTTTACGAATTCACGGACACCGCGCCGTTTCACTGTGGCTCTGTATCTGTCCGAGTCTCTCCATGCTAGTGGCGCGCCTTCCTCCAGGAACCCCATTGTCGCCACACGCAAGGGACGACTCAAAAGGCGAGGCAAATGTCGTGCTGCAGCACGAGGACTAACCACCGCGACAGACGGATGAGAGGAGAACCTGCGCGAGACGGAAAAGTAcggaaaacgagggaagaaggggCGGCGAGACGAGGACCACAGACCACGCGTAGACAGAAACGGTTGCAAGTATCCAGATCTCTCCTGTCTGGCAAGTCCTCGACTTAAACACTCAGTAGCCCAGATTCCATGAAAACACGGAAAGCGGCAAAATACTGAAAGCGACACCTTTCGGGTATCTCAAGTAGTTGGGAGGGAAGCCGTACGTGACGTTCCTCGATGGGAAACCCTGAGCCCACGCAGGATTCCTGTATATGCCGATGCGGTGACAAAGACAGATCTGCCAAACTTCGTCTGTTGCCTCTTTCTTTAATGACAAAAAAGCGTGCCAAGGAGAGATGAGCCAGTACCCAAGGTGTCAGCCAACACTCCACAAAGAGAACCCGATTTCCATGCCAGTACCTGCCTGCCGGGCCCTGCACTACACACGCGGGCAGTTGCACTCGAAATGCGGCGATGTTTTTACTCACACGGGTGGCCTGATACTGAAAATCTTATTGTCTGCGAGGACGCCTGTACAGAAATAAATATGTCTGCGCCTGCGCACAGCTGAGATACTGTtagagagaaagcgagacacgagaaaaggaacttTGGCAAACCAAGTCCTCgtggcgaagaaagaggtgCGCTGACGCCACGAACGCTGTCTCCTGAGTATACGACAGACAAAATAGTCTGCTACGACACCAGAACGAAACTGTTGCTGAACTACGGTGGCACTCATACGGATTTCAGACGGGCAGAATGGCAGAAATAGTGCccaaaagaagcagaaagacaagaacgaaaagaggGAACGTTTTCTTCAAATCCGAACCCGTCTGCCTTGGGCTCCTGCGGTGTCCGCTGATAGCTGAACAGCCATAAAGAACAGACAAAAATACCATCCGAGAAACAAGAGTCGCGACACTTTCTTGTCCTTCCTGGAAAGGCCAGACCCTtaaagaaagacaaaggcgCTCTCGCGCGATAGACCAATTCATTTACTTTTCTCACTCATTACCCAAGAGCAAGTCAAAACAAACACGCCAGAGAATTGACACACCCTAGTGCTCCGGTGGTTCCTAAACGGTCATCGCTTGTTCAGAAGACGGTCAAAAGTAGGGCCTGGAGTCAAACCGGAAACGTCTGTGGAGTCCCGAGACCTCCTGTGgtttcctgctgctttcgCAGAGCAGAACGACAGAACGACGAATAGCAACAACGTCAAAAACGCGGCAAGAACTGCGTGGAAGATACGCTTCATTTGCAAGACGCTAAAATAAACAAACACGCGCACACCCGTGCGCGCACCAGCTACTTGGTTTATGAAACCCGTGGCAGGAGAGAACCCCCAACTTCACTTGTCTTTCTCAGTTGGACTTTTGGCGGGGAAGGCTTCGGGGAAAGGAGCCCGCGCCAGTATACACGCTTGCCAAAGTTCGTTGTCTTAACCCGCAACCCTAGACACTTCACGCAACTTTCGGCGGCGAAATTCACCTTAAATGAGACCCTAACAGACGGCATTTTCCCCTCAGTGGAAAAACATGCTTTGCTACTTGTTCTGGTGGGAAAGATCGAGTTCTGGCTCGCGATCATTTGTCTCGAAACCGGTGAAAAGTGACGTTCGAGCGACCGCCTGGCACACGCGCTGCGTTTGGCGGAAACTCACTCGAGTCATTTCGCACGGTTTTTCAAGGCCGTCTTCCCGGGAGTCTCTGCTCCTGTTTTTGGTTGAAAACACAGCGCAATTATCTTATAGTCCATCTAACAGGCGAGACCGTGGcacttcgcttcttttcccaCGGACTTCACGTTTGAGAGAACCATCGACACATGCAGGGAAGTCCGCCACTGTTGGAAGGTCTCAAGGTCAGCGGCCGCTCTGCGAGCCACCGTTCGGGGATGGGGAAGTGGAACTGGAGGGTTGAGGAAGACCGAAagcaggaaggcgaggaaaccGCCATCCAAGGttgagaaggcgaggaagtcACCCGCCGGCCAAGGATAATACGATTACCTCTAGAAAAAGACAAGTTCAAGAGTTCTTTCCCGTTGTATTCTGATGGAACCTAGCCTTTTTCCACTATGTGTGCTGGAAACTCTTTAAAGACATGGTCTCTACAGTTTTTCAAACTGTGACGTGCACGCCGGTAGACCCATTCGTAACTTCTTGACCGACCCCCCTTGCATAAAATAAATTGTTCTACCTCTGAGGAAATCATTTTTAATGCATGAACAGGTTGTTCAATGCGTCGGTGTTACTGGCAGCGGGGAAGTGGTTTGTTTGCCAGGCTTCCGAGGGACAGTTTGCGGGGTTTGTAGTGCGCAAGACATGAAACCTTCCAGGGCCATCGCCTTTTCCTGTGTATAACTCAAAGCATCTTGCATTCATTTTCCTCGAAGCACTGCATATCTACTTATTTTGTCACCTTTTCTGATTAGGAGTGCTTCCCCGTGTCACTTGCGTCCCTGCGCAAGACGCTTGTCCTTTTTTCCGTCCAAGCCGTTCTACAGGTTTccgtgtttctgttttctttgtctgtctTACGAACCGATCTGTCGTGTTTCCGCAAAGAGACACCGTATCGTGCGAGCTGTCTTACGCGGAGAACTATCGGTAGGGTCTGCCTACCCGCGGCAACAGACGCTCAGGTGTTTTTTTCGTGCCGAGTCAGGCCTCTGTCCGTTACTGTCTCTAAGCGTCTCCCTTAAAAACGGACATGATGAAGGGTAACAGCGTGTCATTGCGATCtttatctctctgtcttctcttttccctgttgctgttctccttctgtaTGGACACACGCTCCAGTGCAACCGACGGGGCAGACAAAGCGGAGTCTGCTGTCTCGGCTGCTCCAGAAAGCGCGGAAGAACCGAGTGGAGAGGACGCCAGCGAGTCGAGCTTGggggaggacgaggaagacagcgaagaggaggatgAGAATGAGGACGAGgacttttcttccctttttgGGTCCCTCGGCGGTGGCGGTTTTGGCAGGGGTCTGGACAACTTGCAGGGGATGTCGGGGCTGTTCGACAATTTGGGAACTGACTCCGATGGAGAGCACAAACTTGGAAACCTAGCCAGTTTACTTCCGAACCTCGGGATGATCGGCAAGGGGGGCGGCGACGGCAAAGAGGAACTCGCAGAGCTCCTGAGCAAGGCCAGCGCGCAACAGAACTCAGGAACCAACCAGGTGTCTCCCGACTTCGTGAACCAGATCTTCTCGATGCTTTCGAAAAACAACACCGCTCTCAACGACATCATGAGCGAGTTCATGCAGGATCCGTACATGGACATCAAAGAGACCGAGCGGCCGAAAATTGATCCAGAGGTTTTCGCGAACCCTCCAGCACAAACAGACAACGCAGCTGGCAACGCCAAAGACGGTGAGACACCTGAGAGTTCCCCTGCAGAGGCTTACGCATCTGACGCGGCGACAGCAGATGGCCCTGAAGAGATCATTCTGTCGAAAATCAAAAAATTCGTCAAGAAACCCGGAGACCGCGACGCTGACAACGCTGCTGCCGACCCGTTCGCCGAAACAAATGACGCTGGCGTCTGCCAcattctcgttctctctggaggAGGTGCACGATCCGCATTTCAGGCGGGAGGGATTGTCGGACTTGCCGAGCAATACAAGGCGCAAGGCCGTGAACTGAAGTGGGACGTTGTTACTGGCGTTGGCTTCGGCGGTGTACAGGCAGCTTTCGGCCTTCCCTTCAAACCAGGTGAGAGAGAcaatgaagaggaagaggggatTTTGTGAACCAAACAGCGATGTGGACTGTGGCTCTTACCAGAAAGTGGCTTTTTTTAAGATGTGGAAGTTCGCGTGGTTATCTCACGGTCGTGCCTCTACGTGCAGCCCTCAAGGTGGTGCGTCTCTACAGGCAACGCAAGGGTCACGGGCGTACTCGCATGCAGTTATTCATAAAATAGAGGTGGCACCACACCTTTCCTGCGGGAGAACAGGCAGCAATCTTGGCAAAGACTGCAGAGCACTGAGGAGCCGCCCCAGTCGACAACGAGGCGTGTGTAAATCCTACCTGAGAAGCTTTTGTCCTACATGCATTCGCATGCGCGCTCACCTattatctctctctctctctatatatatatatatattatacatgtatgtatatgtacaaaTACATAGGTTGTGAGCATATGTGAgggcagggaggaagagtgTTGGTGTCCCCAAAACTGTCCGTGCGTAATATTGTCCATTCTATAGCATCGCATTGTATGCATCACCATGCGTGCATATGTAAAACGTATCCTATAGACCCACAATGTATTCTTCAACATGCGGTCAAGTGCAACATTTCTGCGTCTTGCGAGCGCGTggtgagagaagagcggctgcCTGGTAACTTCGTTTTTCAGGGCACAACGGCGAGCTAGACTACGGCGAGAGCCTGTGGAGGTTTTGGCAGGGTTTGAAGAAGGAGGACATTTTGAAGTGTGAGAACGGAATGAAAGATTTGATGGACATTCGCGCAACGATGCAGTGGATCCAGAAGTCCCAAAAGTACGCGTCGAATGTGGCGAAGTTGCTGAAGGTTCCCCTGCCGCATCCCTGCGACACTGCGCCGTTGGCGGCCACACTGAAGAATTACCTTTCCAAGTTggcggagaaaagcgaaccTGCACCCGACGACAGGGAGCCCCGAGTGGCGGTCTTGACTGCAGCAAAGCTCGGAGGGGGCCGTCACACGTGGACGTTGCTTCCGTCGCAGCTGGAAACAAAGCAGTGCAAGAGCGAAGACGGGTCGCCGTGTTCGGAGGGCTCGCCATCTCAGAGCGCCGCGGATGTCGATACACGCGCCCCGGTCTTGGTCGCCATGGCAGCCACGGCCGCGATCCCAGGCACTTTTCCGCCGGTCGCGCTCCCGAATGCCAAGGGAAAGCTCGAAGGCATGATTGACGGCGCGGTGAACTCCTTTCTGAACGTCCTGCCGGGAGTGAGTGCGTGTCAGGAGCGCGTGAAACGCAGCAAAAAGAATCCCTTCTCCGACGAAGAGGTTGCGCAAGGCAAAGGCATCGTCCTCGACTTTGTTCTGTCCGTTGAAGCCGACAAACCCAACACGGAAGGGACCATggccgacgaagaagaagaagaggacaatGACTTGTTCGACAACACTGGCGTCCCCCTCGAGAACCTGGCTCTGCTCAAGGAGAAATTCCCTGCCCTCACAATTCGCCATGTCATCGCTCCCGACGATACATACGAGCTTGCCCACGATCTCATGGACCTTCGCAGCACTCAGGCGCTCCTCGAACTCGGGCGGATCGCTGGCTGGGGCGCTCAGGTGTATGCGCCTATGGACGAAGAGGCAAAGTCTGAAGAGTCTTGAGACTTTGGCCTAAGCAGTCGCCACTCCAAGAGAGGCGGAGCTACACGATACACCTCACTTCCCTCGTTcctgtctgttcttcgttGTCCCGATTTGTATTGTGGTCGCTGCGAGCCGCTCTCTGCGGACCCTTTTGTTGTTTCCTTATAAAAAACTGATCTCGAGAAATCTTGCCGTCCCGAACCTcgacgtatatatatatatatatatatatatatatatatatatatatatatatatatatatatgcgtgtatacAGCCGACGGCATTTGTGCACACGCATGGGTATGTGCTGGTAAATTCTTCGCATATGCATTCACGTACCATTCGAGGGACGTATGAACGATACCAAATATATATTCGCATCAGTCTATATATTTGCGTATCGATGTGTATCTTTGGCTATCTTTATCTGTAATTTAGTGGAAAGTATGAATACGAAATGGGGGTCTGTTTGCGAACGAACGAAACCTCTGCAATTGCGGAAGATCCGACTGCGGAGTTTTGAGGTTCCATGCacgagttttttctcctgtaCGCTGTCAGCGGTTCAATCGAGAGTTTTCTCCAGTGACTTCTGTCCAAAGCGAAGCAAACCATGGGACCGATTCTTTCGCTCAAGTGCTGTATTTGTCACTGATCTCTCTCCACATTCGCCGCGCTTTCCTCGACTATCTGACGAAAGGCCCTTCCCCACTATGGAAGTAATATAGATATGTACACATTCAGAAGTGGATTTACTCATGTAGACATGAATCTGAGTCGGGGATGTAGCGCTGTGGACCTCAAATCGCCATGTTCGAGCGATACACAAGATTTTCAGTAGCGTTTCCTGGTGCAGGGTCTCGCTTCAGACTGGGGCGACGTGTTCGAAACATACTCGTGCGTCGACAAACTGTAGCGAAAGACGTAAAATGGGCAAGTATATAGACTGACCTAGAAAGATATGTGGAGGTTCTCGTATAAATACAACAACGAACTCAAAGCTCCGAGTGGAGATTCTGGAAAGGATGAAAATTGGAACGCTCACTAGTTTTTCAACCATAACTaagagctggagaagagTTTCAGGAGAGCAGGTGACAGAGGGACTGCAGGGAGGATGTCTCAACAAACCAGGGGATCACGTAACGAACCTCGAGCAAGGACGCTCGTCCGGGAACGCGAGAGATAAGCATTTGCCCCcacggaaaaaaaggaagagagccGCGAATACACGAAGTCAAAGCCAAGTTGGGACGCAGATTCGCAGTCCccagcgaaaaaaacggacaCGGCATACAGCAGCAGAACGATTGTAATAAATATAAGAACGGGAAACCCGTTTTATCCTAGCATCTTCTCTGGTTGACAGAGACCGCACTTCACCTCGGTCTCCGTCATAGAATCCACGAACTCGTGGAGTCTTGTCTTTCGTCCTTGATACCCTTTTCGACTTTAGCAAACTAGAAGCGTAAGAGGTGAGAAGTTGAAGACGGAAGGGATTGTTAGCGTGactgagagaaaaggaaacgcatgcaaggcaTCTGTCTAGACAACTGCGCCTCCACCTCGACCTTGAGGCTCGTCGAAAGAACCACTCCCCCCCGTCCCTTGATTTCCTTCCAagtcgtctctgcttccaccTCCAGAGAAGGCCTTTCCGTGCAGCTCTGGTCCGGAACTCGATTTGCTTCCTCTGTCCCCGGACTTGACGATGCAGGAATGTTTGTTCTGGCTGCGCTTTGCCGAGCGAGCTGAAGAAGATGTACAACTCGAGTGCCGTCCAGATACTCCACTGTTTTGGGAAGGCGCGCTCGACGCCTGCCACGAGGATTTCCCATTGCCTGTGGCCGGCGCCGCTGCCGACGGGTCTTCGTCCGCTACAGAAAAGGGGGAGACAAAAGCCAGAGAGAGCAAActgaagaaagcagagtCGAGACACGGACCTATTGCCACGCCGCTCCTCTGAACCTCAGAACAGGCGGCCGACGTACGGTGAGGTGTCCAGGAAGTCCAGGATTGGAACTCGCAGCACTTGGTAGGTCGAAGCATTCAAGGAGATACAGGATCCGCAGCAACAAGAAGCAGGCCCACGACGACCCGTTTGAGAGTCAACTAGCCTGGATGGATTTGTAAACGAGATGCAGCTTAATCGTCTGTGTTGTGACGTTGTTCAAATAGGTGTCGCATTGAGCAGCTGCTCAACATTCCGTTTGTTTTGATTGCGACAGTCGCCAGTTCAACAGGGAAACAAACATCCAAAATGAACATACATATCGAAAAAGAGATGCCACTGTGAGCGTTCCGAATGCATTTCCCACTCGACGGAAAACGCGGATGTCGCTTCGACGCAGGCTCCCCCTAACAAACCGCGCAAGCGCAGACACAATCAACGCCTCTGAGCCTCTTCCACACGCAGCCGTTGAGGCGGCAGCTGGCTAGCCGACATgcaaacgagaaaacaaTCATGGTCCCCCGGAGAGTCTCTCAGACCCAAAAGCATGCCAGACTTACTCCACGGCCCGAACTCTCGCCAAACGCGGCTGGTGCAACTTgtcagagaaaagaggcggTCCTGCGCTCCTGAGGGGGTGGACAGTTTGCCGGGAGGTCGCCGAGCTTTGGCACTGGAAGCTGAAGCACGAAGAAGCACATCGTTTCAGAAAACGGTGCTGAGGAAACCGGGACAGGCTTCCGTCATCTGCGTGACAGCAACGTGTGTTCTAGCAGATTCAAAGGCAACACGTGGCACATGGCAACCGTCATGTACCCATGGAACGCCCCCGGGAATAGCCTCTCCTGACGTGGGTAGGTATCCAATAAAAAACCTCAAGATTTCGCTACAAATGCCTGTGGTTCCATGTGAAACGAGTGTAGAAATCCTCAGAAATCTGTATCTGTGGCAGTTACACCCTAGGCGAGACAGTCGCAGCACGCGTCCCAGTGGTACTGCAGGGTCAGGGACAATCGGAGACTCAGTCCAGAGAGTTGTCGTATtagaaggaacagaagacatCTCAACCGGGGAAAGCCACTGAGGGAAAGGCTTTGCAGACGCCATGTCGCCGTCGCACGCACATATTTTaacaggaagcagaaacaccCGCGCATCCTCGATTCCATCACCGACGATTTCGCTGACAAAGACAAGCGAAAGGATTGGTACAAGTCCAAAAAAGAGGACATATCCGCTTGCACGATGATCAACCAGAGGAAGTGCAAGAACATCTACGCAGAACTCCACAGATTTTGAGGTTCTCGGACCAACGTTTCTTTGCCCACTTACAAATGTAGCCTTCCCAGCCTTTGATCATGTTCCCGACGTCCGCGGTGGCTGCGAGGTAGTCGCCCTCCATTTCGTAGATTTTGGCTTCGATGTGTTGAATGTCGCTTTCCAGTTTCTCCTGGAGAGAAATCATCTCATTTAAAACGGGCATTCTGTGCTGAAACTGGCTCTTGAGTGCCTTCTCCCGCGAAGAGTGGCCAGCCTTCCTCCCGGATCCTCTATCCCGCTCCGCCCCGCCTGCAGACGGTCCACGGGTTGCCTCGAAGGCAGGCATTTTGGTAAGTAGCGAACCGAGAGCGGTTCAACTTCTTGTTCCGAAACTGAAGGGATGACCCACCGAAATGGTGGTCTTCTGAAGGGCTGGTCGCGGGTCTTTTCCGatgtcgagaaaaagagtctCTCTGGGTTTGGGTGAGACACGGATGATCAACAAGAACAGACCCCGCAGTCCAAGCATACAACCTCCAGAGGGTTTCAGGTTTCTGCGGAATCGATGAGAAAAACAGATTGTGAGTTAGTGAGACGAAGATCACGTTCTGGCACGAATTACGGCATATGATCTAGACACGCATTCCAGCGCGACATGATAGCCAAGAACACCTCTGCACCTCCTCTCCTCACACTTTCTGTGATACACATGCATGACCATGCTTACAAATATACGCGTGTAAGGATGAAGTATATGATATGATGTGGACAAACAGGGATATCCAGAAGAACGCAACTTGAAATATTACGTGCTGCAAAGGCTATACACGTACATATATGCGGTGGAAGCCCGAGCTGGAAGGCCCCGAAAGAGGAATGGACGGACCGAAACGCCTCTGCCCTCCTTCGGCGGCAGGCAGCCCCCTGTCATTCGCCTCCATTAGACACCAAGAAATAGAGAAATGGGAATGAGATGCTTTCTGACgggcgaagacagagacaagattCCGTTTGCTGCGAAACTGGAGAGCCAGAAACGCGGGTGCTTCTTTACCGCATGctcgagggagacagaagcaggtCCGGATTCGAATTAAGTGAAAATTCGCCGCCGTTTCAGCTTTCGAGAGGGCacgtgtctctgcttcacaAGTAGTCGCCTATTCAGGCACACAGCAAGAGCATGCACCGACAAGTTTGCCTTTTCTCGTGTCGCGAAAAAGTGctgagaagcaagagagacaatACTGCAGAGCTTGCCGTATTCCGAGTTGTGACTAGAAATGGTTGTCAACCTTGTCAACCAATGCATCAATTCTCTTCTCAAACAAGCAGAGAACatgagaaggaaacagcaaTGCTGCCTTGTATTTCTCATAAAGAACCCGGTTGCTTGTTTCCCCGGAGTCAGTTTCGCAGCTGGTCAGCCCAGCCTCCACACTTCCGCCGTGTGTTAAAGCTGGCCTGCAGGACATGCGAAAAAAGTAGGAACGACACTATTGTTGCTTTTCCTTATTCTTCTGTGACTGTATGCGGATAGCCATGATGAAGAAAGCCAAACTGATATTTCTAGACTAACTCTGTCAATCTGTGTAACTGTTTGTGTTTGTTGGAGCTGTGTGGCGCCTCCTCGGTCGGTTTGGTGTCCTGTGTCTCGAGCGTCCGCATGGTGAGGCAGGCGGGCCGgagttctttttcttccccagGCGATGGTTTCTATTGTTTCCTGAGACTCTTCACGGTCCAGCATGCCGATACACGCCCTGTGTTGATTGTTCCCGCGAGGCAGTCTTCCGGTGTTACAGAATGTCACAAGCATCGGGCAGCGGCCCTGCAAACGCTCTTACCCCCTTCGAATCATTTTACCCTGTTCgtgagacagaaacgaaatcTGGTTGAAGCCACTTGTATCATTCTTTTGGAAGAAACTCTTGCACATCCGCAATTTAAGTAGGTGGAGGCAGTTCGCTGAGCCAACTCACCATTTCCGTTCTCCCAAGGTATCAACGTCGTAGTGTTAATCTCAAGTACCTCCGCCTTCGCCACAGCCTCCCATCCGTTCAGTCCCGCAACTCTTCATCCGCGGCAACGCTGTTCCGAGCCCGTTTTTCCTGCATGCCTTATTAGGAGGGTAGTTGGCTGAAGTGTTTTTACATCCATGACCTGTTCGGCAGCATGAATTTTTTCACTGCAGTTCGCAGTCTGACCAGCTCGGCGCATCGGACCCTGCTCCAGGCTGCTGGTCAGCCTAGCCATGAGTCTGAGCCGTCGCAGGACTggcaacagag
This Toxoplasma gondii ME49 chromosome VIII, whole genome shotgun sequence DNA region includes the following protein-coding sequences:
- a CDS encoding phospholipase, patatin family protein (encoded by transcript TGME49_232600~Signal peptide predicted by SignalP 2.0 HMM (probability 0.988) with cleavage site probability 0.538 at residue 33), whose translation is MMKGNSVSLRSLSLCLLFSLLLFSFCMDTRSSATDGADKAESAVSAAPESAEEPSGEDASESSLGEDEEDSEEEDENEDEDFSSLFGSLGGGGFGRGLDNLQGMSGLFDNLGTDSDGEHKLGNLASLLPNLGMIGKGGGDGKEELAELLSKASAQQNSGTNQVSPDFVNQIFSMLSKNNTALNDIMSEFMQDPYMDIKETERPKIDPEVFANPPAQTDNAAGNAKDGETPESSPAEAYASDAATADGPEEIILSKIKKFVKKPGDRDADNAAADPFAETNDAGVCHILVLSGGGARSAFQAGGIVGLAEQYKAQGRELKWDVVTGVGFGGVQAAFGLPFKPGHNGELDYGESLWRFWQGLKKEDILKCENGMKDLMDIRATMQWIQKSQKYASNVAKLLKVPLPHPCDTAPLAATLKNYLSKLAEKSEPAPDDREPRVAVLTAAKLGGGRHTWTLLPSQLETKQCKSEDGSPCSEGSPSQSAADVDTRAPVLVAMAATAAIPGTFPPVALPNAKGKLEGMIDGAVNSFLNVLPGVSACQERVKRSKKNPFSDEEVAQGKGIVLDFVLSVEADKPNTEGTMADEEEEEDNDLFDNTGVPLENLALLKEKFPALTIRHVIAPDDTYELAHDLMDLRSTQALLELGRIAGWGAQVYAPMDEEAKSEES
- a CDS encoding histone acetyltransferase subunit nua4 protein (encoded by transcript TGME49_232610) — translated: MPAFEATRGPSAGGAERDRGSGRKAGHSSREKALKSQFQHRMPVLNEMISLQEKLESDIQHIEAKIYEMEGDYLAATADVGNMIKGWEGYISSSAKARRPPGKLSTPSGAQDRLFSLTSCTSRVWREFGPWTDEDPSAAAPATGNGKSSWQASSAPSQNSGVSGRHSSCTSSSARSAKRSQNKHSCIVKSGDRGSKSSSGPELHGKAFSGGGSRDDLEGNQGTGGSGSFDEPQGRGGGAVV